The window CCGTCGTCGAGCTCCGCGACCACCTCGATGGTCGGGTCGCCGGCCAGCATCGTCCGCAGTCCTGCCCGGACGAGCGCGTCGTCGTCGACGACGACGACCCGTACCGTCTCGGCGGCGGGAGGCACTGTCACGTCCGCCATGGCAGTCCGATGGTGAGGACGAACCGGCCGTCGCGGACGTCGTGGTCCAGAATCCCGCCGTCGAGCCGCACCCGCTCGGTCAGCCCGGTCAGTCCCGATCCCGCACCCGGGATCTCCGCTCGGGTGGCGCCGATCGGTAGGGCGTTGCTGATCCGCACCGTCAGGCCGGTGCCCGGCGATCCGGACAGGTCGACTTCGACCTGGGTTCCCGGCGTGTGCTTGCGTGCGTTGGTCAGCCCCTCCTGGACTGCACGGAAGACCGTGCGCTGCGCGGACCGGGCAAGTCCGGTCAGCAGGTCGTGGTCGACCTGTTGCCGCAGGTGCACCACCTGGCCGGCCAGCGCGGCCTCGTGGATCAGGTCGGGCAGGTCGGCGATCCCGACCGGGGGAGGATCGGTGCCGAGCTCGCCCGGACCTGGATCGTTCCCGCCGTCGCCGTTGAGGACGGTCAGCACCTGCTGCAGGTCCTCGAGCGCGAGATGCGACGACTCCCTGATCACGGCCGCCGCGTCGCCCACCTCCTCCTCGGTCAGTGGCCGACCGCCCTTCGCCGCTCTGGTACGGAACTCCAGGGCCCCGGCGTGGACCGAGAGCAGCGAGATCCGGTGGGCGAGGACGTCGTGCATCTCCCGGGCGATCTGCTCGCGCTCGGCGCGCCGTACCTCGTGGAGTCTTCGCTCGTAGTCGGCTCGGTCCCGTTCGGCCGACGCGATCAGGCCGAGGATCACCTGGCGCCGGGACCGGACCGCGAGCCCGACGCTCAGCGCGGTCCCGTAGATCAGGACCATGACCACCAGCCAGGGGAGCAGTCCAGGGGCCAGTGGCACGAGGAAGTAGTACGGGATCGCGATCACCATGTGGACCACGGTCACGAGCAGCGCGACGGCGAACCGCCGCGACGCCGCGACCGTGTACACCGACACCACGCCGGCGACGCCGGCGGACATGAACAGACCGCCGATCGGTGCCAGCACGATCGCGAGCGCCAGCGGGTAGCGGCGGCGCCACCACAGCGCCGGCGCGGCCAGCGCCCCGACCGCGAGGTCCAGACCCACCCACCAGGTCGGCAGCTCCCGGTACAGGTCGGCGAACACGGTCGCCGACCAGAACACCTCGGACAGCGCGACGGCGGACACGACCGAGTCGACCGCCCAGTCCCTGCGCCGGCGCGCGACGGCGAACGGGTTCAGCGCGTCGACGGCAGCAGGCACGGGACCGACTATAGGAGGCTGGTGTGAGACGTTGCTCTGCTAAGCGGCGTCCAGGACGGCCACTGGCGGCGTTGTCGGAGCTCGGCTGTGTCAACTGCCTCCGGCGGCTACGCAGTACGTCCAGTACGAGCTCGTCCTCCGCCGCCGCCACTGTGAAACGCCGGAGGCAGCCAGCATTGACCGCCCTGGACACCGCTCGCGACGAGCACGCCTCACACCAACCTCCTAGACGGGTGACCACCGGCCGGGAAGCCGACCGCCGGCGAGTCTGGCCGGTCGGCCGAGCGTTCTGGCCGGTCGGCGGCTGGCTCGGACCGTCCCCGTGCCCGATCGTGGACGGCATGACCGACGACTCCACGGCGTTCGAGCTCGACCGCCTGCGCAAGGACTTCTCCGGAAAGTTAGCCGTCGACGACGTCTCCCTCGCGGTCCCGCGAGGGTCGTTCTTCGGCCTGGTCGGGCCGAACGGCGCCGGCAAGACCACCGCACTCTCCATGGCCGTCGGGCTGTTGCGCCCGACCGCCGGGACGGCACGGGTGCTCGGGGTCGACGTGTGGGACGACCCGATCGCCGCGAAGTCCGCGCTCGGAGTGCTCCCGGACGGACTGGCCCTGCCGGAACGGCTGACCGGCGCCGAGCTGCTCGACTACTGGGGCCGCCTGCGCGGCATGGACCGGCAGGTGATCAGGTCGCGGACCGTCGAGCTGCTGCGGATCCTCGAGCTGGAGGAAGCCGAGGACCTGGGCGCCATCGTGATGGAGTACTCCACCGGGATGCGCAAGAAGATCGGCCTGGCGACCGCCCTGCTGCACTCGCCGAAGGTGCTGGTACTCGACGAGCCGTACGAGGCGGTCGACCCGGTGTCGGCCAGGGTGCTGACCAAGATCCTGCGCCGCTTCGTCGCCGCGGGCGGGTCGGTCGTCATGTCCAGCCACGTCATGCCCCTGGTCGAGCAGCTCTGTGATCGAGTCGCGATCATCGCCCACGGCCAGGTCGTGGCGGACGGCACCCTGGACGAGGTGCGCGCCGGCGGCACCCTGGAGGACCGGTTCGTCGCGCTGGTGGGCGAGCGGGACCTGGCGGGAGGGGAGCTCGCATGGTTGGGATCCTGATCTCGATGAAGTTCGCCATGCTCCGGCACTCGCCGGGCGGCATGCGACGGGCCGGCTGGATCGCCGGCGCGGTGTCAGTGCTCGCCACCTGGGCCGGGGGCGTCCTCGCGGTCGGTGACGAGGTCCGCTCGGACGTGCTGATGTTGCTCCTGGCGTGCTGGTTCGTCGGAGCCGTACTCGGCCCGGTGACGATGTCCGGCGCCGGGGTGTTGCGAGCCGAGTACTTCACCCTCCTCCCGATCGATCGCAGGAGGCTCGCGCTCGGCCTGCTCGGCGCGGTCTTCCCCGGGGTCGCGTCCGGCTACCTGCTGCTCGCCGGGCTCGCCGTCGTCACCCACGCCGCCGCGATCGACCCGGCGACGATCGTCGTCGGAGCCGCGGCGGCGCTGCTGCTCTGGGTCGTCACGATCACCCTCTCCCGGCTGGTGTACGCGGCGCTCGGCTCCGCGATGCGCACCTGGCTCGGCGTCGAGATCGCGGCGATCCAGTTCGGGTTCATGATCGGCGGCCTGCTCGCGGGCTGGATGGTCGTGTGGCAGGCGGTGCGGTCGGTCCCCGAACTACTTCGACACGGCCTGCCGGACGGCCCGGCCGGGGTGCTGTCATGGGCGCCCACGTCCTGGCCGCTTCGCGCCGTCGAGGCCGCCGCATCCGGCGACTGGGCACGGGTGGGACTGCTGCTCGGGGCGCTGGTCGTCCTGGCCGCGGTCCTGCTGGGGCTCGCGGCGATCCTGCTCCGACCGCACCTCGGCGCTCGCTCCGACCGGCCCCGGCGCCGGCCGTTCGGCAGCCGGGTGCTGACCGGGCCGCGGCTGCTGCCGGACACCGAGCTCGGCGCGGTGCTCGGCAAGGAGCT of the Streptosporangiales bacterium genome contains:
- a CDS encoding histidine kinase translates to MPAAVDALNPFAVARRRRDWAVDSVVSAVALSEVFWSATVFADLYRELPTWWVGLDLAVGALAAPALWWRRRYPLALAIVLAPIGGLFMSAGVAGVVSVYTVAASRRFAVALLVTVVHMVIAIPYYFLVPLAPGLLPWLVVMVLIYGTALSVGLAVRSRRQVILGLIASAERDRADYERRLHEVRRAEREQIAREMHDVLAHRISLLSVHAGALEFRTRAAKGGRPLTEEEVGDAAAVIRESSHLALEDLQQVLTVLNGDGGNDPGPGELGTDPPPVGIADLPDLIHEAALAGQVVHLRQQVDHDLLTGLARSAQRTVFRAVQEGLTNARKHTPGTQVEVDLSGSPGTGLTVRISNALPIGATRAEIPGAGSGLTGLTERVRLDGGILDHDVRDGRFVLTIGLPWRT
- a CDS encoding ATP-binding cassette domain-containing protein gives rise to the protein MTDDSTAFELDRLRKDFSGKLAVDDVSLAVPRGSFFGLVGPNGAGKTTALSMAVGLLRPTAGTARVLGVDVWDDPIAAKSALGVLPDGLALPERLTGAELLDYWGRLRGMDRQVIRSRTVELLRILELEEAEDLGAIVMEYSTGMRKKIGLATALLHSPKVLVLDEPYEAVDPVSARVLTKILRRFVAAGGSVVMSSHVMPLVEQLCDRVAIIAHGQVVADGTLDEVRAGGTLEDRFVALVGERDLAGGELAWLGS